The Lolium rigidum isolate FL_2022 chromosome 2, APGP_CSIRO_Lrig_0.1, whole genome shotgun sequence genomic interval TGCACAGATGATACCTTTGGGCATGTCAAGTAACACCAGTTGTGTTAGTCGCACAAAGGTTGATGGCAGCTCTTCTTTCAGCTCTGTGTCACTCATATCCAGCACCTCCAAAAATCGTAGATTCCCAATCTCCCTTGGGATCTTCTTGACAGATGTCTGATGTAGGCGCAAATACCTCAGATGGAACAAATTGCAAATATCCTTTAAATGATCATCATCCACCTCACGGCAACCACTAAAATCCAATGCACGCAGGACAAGAAAACCCGAAAGTGTTGGCAACAAGCTGAAAGCTGAATTTGCCACAGTAAGTGACCTCACATGGGACAGGCTCTCAGTTGGCAGCTGAATGACCTCTCCATTGCTTGTTTGGAGGGATAGTCGACGGAATTTACTTGGTACAGAAACGAGCTGCTGATCACCTAATCTTGTTAGGAAGTTTTCGTCATTTGAAAAGGAAGTGATGAGGTCACGCACCATATCATGTACACGACAAGATGTCACTATTTTATTACTGTCAATGTATGCCGGTTGGAGCAAACTTCTATTGATGAGCTCAACCAAGTAATGTTCTCCTACTTTGTAGGGATTCTTCCCATGTTCCTttttcacaaaaccttcacccacCCATTTCCATATCAGTATGGTGGTTTCAATCTTATAATCCTCTGGATACAGACTTAGATACAATAAACAAGTCTTAAGATGTGGTGGTAGATCATAGTAACTGACTGATAATATCCTCATCATATTCCTCaaatcatcaagactattttgtaGCCCTGAACCCATAGACTGGTACACCATTGACCAATACTCATATGCATTTGTGTTCCCCTCTTTACTTGCCAGTAAGCTGGCAATTGTAACGATAGCTAATGGTATTCCACCACATTTCTTTAAAATGCTCGTGGCTATTTGGTCCAATTGTAAAGGGATGCCTTTTTCCTCGCCGCCAAATATTCTTTGGTAGAATAACTTTCTTGAGTCAACAATGGAAAGAGATTCTAGCTGATAAACATGACCAACTTCTTTGGCAATATCAAGATTGCGAGTTGTTGCAAGTACCCTACTTCCATATTCATTCTCAATCAGAGCACGCTTAACGATTTTCCACGCAGTTTTGTCCCACATGTCATCAATAACAATGAGGTACCTAAGAAACAACACCAAAAGAAAATATATTAGTAATGTTGCGTGTGTCCTGGATATTTGGCTCCCAGGCTCATGTGAGCCCTTTTAAAAAAAGGCATTCACAAGTGCATTTGAAaactcaaaaatattaaaaaagTAACCATACATGTTATAGTGTTATTACTATATGGTCAATTTGCAACTATTTTTCAGGATACCAAATTGTATCTCATGCATTAAAGGACGGGGATAAAGAGATAACATGTTATGAGAATAACCAATTCCAGAGAGCCTCTTCTAATCTTTTGTATTCCATGATGTGTCCTGCTCATGTCCAAACAGTGTCATGACCGCATAAATAACTATATTGGCGTGGGTACTGTTGTGCCAAAAAAAACAGCGGCCACAAAAGGATACTCATATATCATATAGTAGTCTCTCAAATAACTGCACAACATTCAATGGGTCTCATAATGAAACCAAAGTAATATGTTAAAGTAAACCTTTCATACTCAAGCATGAAGCGTTGAATATGTTGTAATTAGTTGGAGACATTTATCTCCGAAATTCAGATTGCTGCACTTTAATTTCTGGTTGCTTATTCTTCTTTTCTTATATTTTATTTCTAAACTTACATAAATTTGTGCTTACTTTTTAGGAACCTTCATGTTTGTCTTTGACACGGTACTACTTAATGATAAGAAATGATCCGAGGGATGAATTCCTATTCAAATTGTTTCATTGTATTACACTgaaatgtttttattagatcccgGCGGCAGATGTAGGACCTCTTTCCTCTTATGTGGTAACAATAGGAATATCAAGCATCATATGATAACGATAAATTAACAGAAATGAGTTGGGAGAGTCTTAAAAAACTTCATAATGTAATGCTAAAATATTCATAGGTCAACAAAACCAAACCAAAGTAATGCTAAAATATTCATAGgtgaacaaaaacaaaccaatcataCTTATGGTGCATAGGCAATACCTCTTGTTCTGAAGGAATTCACGTAGTTCCCTGATGAGTTGTTCCTGGTCCCAGTTGTCCTTCCCAATGTTCATGTTCTTCTTATCAAGTTGATTGagcaagttttcaaatatctTCTTCATGTTAGGAGTAAGAGAGACGGAAACAAAAGCGCAACAATCAAACTGAGGCTTAAGCTTCTGATACACCACATTGGCAAGAGTTGTCTTGCCTAATCCTCCGAAACCAGCAATAGAGACCATCTTAAGTTGCTTCTCCGATAACTCGCCCCCGTCCTTCAGCATCTGCAGTAGCACTTCGCTCTTCTCTTCGATACCAATAAGATCTGCAGCATTGTCGTACAGAGCTGATAGGCGAAGGCTGTCAACGGTTGGACCAATAGGCTTGGAACCTATATTATCAATTTTGTACCTATCACGCTGCTCACTGATCTCCTTGATGCGGCTCTTGATGCCTTTGATATCGACGCCGATCTTGTGTCGAATCTTGCCCTTTGTTAGCAAGTTGAGGCTTCGATGGACATAGCCCATGAAACTATGAGGCTCATGGGTGTCAACACGCACCATATATCTGTCGATGCTGTCCTCAAGATCATAAGACAAATCTCTGACGGCCTTTGCCCAGATCTTGACTTGGTTATCCGGTGGCTGGTCGATGGGAGCGTCGGAGACCTTGAGGAGTGCGGCCTGCATGCTCTCCATTTCGGCTTTCAGGAACATGATCTCACCCCTGACTCCCTTTTGCAGCTTGTACTCCTTCGTCAGCAGTTCGCCAAGCTTGGGCAGGAGTGTGCCCATCGCCCCGGTGATGAGCTCAGTCATGCTTGGTCGCGGTAGCTCTCAGTGGTTGCTGGTGTTTGGGCAAGCAGCAACCTTGGCGTCGTATTTTGTGGAGGATAATCGCGGGAAAGATTAGGCAGGACTGCTGATAAGATACACAATTAGTCAGGATTCAGGAGGGTAACAAAGTCAAAACCTCGACAAAAAAAAATCCCTGATCTACCGTTACCGGCACCTCAACTGATTATAGAACCGTAATCTACGAAAACTGCAAACGGAGACCGAGCTCTATGTTgccctttattttcaaaaattcggaaatcatagttttaagttttaGAAAAAAGTGAAAACATTCGTAGGTGtagacaatgatgaaatctacaaacatccaaaatctcaatgtgaaattctttgtattgtagactacacaaaaatgagaaaatctgacaggttttatagttttgaaatgtgcactattcattattctcagatccacacatttgtcatttttTTGTAGCCTAAAGTACTAAGAATTTCACATTAAGATTTTGCACGTTTGTAGATTCCATCATTGGCTACCTCCAGGccttttttcagaattttcaaaacttaaaaatataattttcgCAATTTTTAAAATAATCTAGTACAAAATAATCATTGGCTACATGTAGCTGGGCTTCCATTTGTCCACTCTCATCTAATCTGAGTAGTACAAAATAGTTCCGTGTCGCCGGCTCGCCGCGCACAGCGCGCGCGCTCGGTTTCAGAACAACCAAAATGAGGAGAGGGAAACCCACCTTCACCACGCACGCGTCTTTTTGACGGCGCGACGCTTCGAGGGTGGGCGGCGAGGGGCTCAACCAGCGCCGCGCAGGATCTGGAAGGCGGCGCGCACGGGACTGTCTCAGCTGGCACTTGGCAGCGGCTCACGCGTGGGTCAGGCGACGGCGGCGTGGCTTTCCAGAGGGAGATTGGAAATGGAAGCTGGAGAAGGGGACGGGAAGGGGAAAGTTGCAGGCGGGGGCACACTCGTCCCACTCGTCAACGGTAGTCGTTGGCTCTTGGCTGCCTGAATTGGATCGTGGAGGCACTCGTCCCGACAAAAAGAGAACTTCACCAACCGATTTGATGCGGTTGAATACTCCATTATCGTCCAAAGGGTCCGTTTTTTCATACTCCCATCAAGCTTGTCTAATCTTCAGTCGCGTATTCTAAAGCATACCTTCAATCACGACGGATCGAGTGTTTGGAGACGTTGTTTCTTCATGTCACACATCGCTGCTGAGTCGGGTCCCTCAACGCCTAAACATAAATTTAAATATTTCACATTTAAAAGAGATCGTTTTCGTTGAAGTCATCATAATCAAAGTAGCCGCGATCATATTATAGACCAGGGGTGCAAATAAGCAAATTGAACATAATTTATAAGAAGGAGTTCGGTGACGCCGGCAGCGCATACTAAGTTGactaggcccgtcgagcacgacaaCCTCGTCGTGATTTGCCCGATCTGGTTGCTCCGTCGCTGAGGCCGACGCTGATGCCGATGCCGCGGACGTCGGTGTACTAGCAGACGTTGTCGACGACACGCCTGCTGGTGTCGTCGTTGCCTCCGGGGGcggggttgctgccgctgcctcggCCGCCGCTATTTTGGTTTGGATGTCGTCGATGATCATGCCTTTGTAGAAGTTGTACGCTTccagcgtccggggagacattccagcTGTCAACGCGGTCAATAGGGAGAAGTCCTCCTTGcatttcttgagctccatcttctcttCTTGACGGGAGAGaatagcggcggcgggagggagaaattaATTGGCGGGAGGGGTGAAATCATTTGGTAGCGGGAGACTAATTATATTTCAATGGGTTAATGACCCG includes:
- the LOC124693097 gene encoding disease resistance protein RGA5-like isoform X2; amino-acid sequence: MTELITGAMGTLLPKLGELLTKEYKLQKGVRGEIMFLKAEMESMQAALLKVSDAPIDQPPDNQVKIWAKAVRDLSYDLEDSIDRYMVRVDTHEPHSFMGYVHRSLNLLTKGKIRHKIGVDIKGIKSRIKEISEQRDRYKIDNIGSKPIGPTVDSLRLSALYDNAADLIGIEEKSEVLLQMLKDGGELSEKQLKMVSIAGFGGLGKTTLANVVYQKLKPQFDCCAFVSVSLTPNMKKIFENLLNQLDKKNMNIGKDNWDQEQLIRELREFLQNKRYLIVIDDMWDKTAWKIVKRALIENEYGSRVLATTRNLDIAKEVGHVYQLESLSIVDSRKLFYQRIFGGEEKGIPLQLDQIATSILKKCGGIPLAIVTIASLLASKEGNTNAYEYWSMVYQSMGSGLQNSLDDLRNMMRILSVSYYDLPPHLKTCLLYLSLYPEDYKIETTILIWKWVGEGFVKKEHGKNPYKVGEHYLVELINRSLLQPAYIDSNKIVTSCRVHDMVRDLITSFSNDENFLTRLGDQQLVSVPSKFRRLSLQTSNGEVIQLPTESLSHVRSLTVANSAFSLLPTLSGFLVLRALDFSGCREVDDDHLKDICNLFHLRYLRLHQTSVKKIPREIGNLRFLEVLDMSDTELKEELPSTFVRLTQLVLLDMPKGIICAVPRLIPSLSSLSFLRIAVETLGEEDLQVLGSMPSLSDLDIWVNDPRKGRDGRLIIDNGYRFRCLTKLSIGGRTDDMELVFTQGAMQQLRTLKLCFRVRDIMRQYGGLGLENLSSLEHVCVQTISQDMAEDNAVSSAILKSLNMNPNKPTLEVKNILSELILQLKVQTY
- the LOC124693097 gene encoding disease resistance protein RGA5-like isoform X1; the protein is MTELITGAMGTLLPKLGELLTKEYKLQKGVRGEIMFLKAEMESMQAALLKVSDAPIDQPPDNQVKIWAKAVRDLSYDLEDSIDRYMVRVDTHEPHSFMGYVHRSLNLLTKGKIRHKIGVDIKGIKSRIKEISEQRDRYKIDNIGSKPIGPTVDSLRLSALYDNAADLIGIEEKSEVLLQMLKDGGELSEKQLKMVSIAGFGGLGKTTLANVVYQKLKPQFDCCAFVSVSLTPNMKKIFENLLNQLDKKNMNIGKDNWDQEQLIRELREFLQNKRYLIVIDDMWDKTAWKIVKRALIENEYGSRVLATTRNLDIAKEVGHVYQLESLSIVDSRKLFYQRIFGGEEKGIPLQLDQIATSILKKCGGIPLAIVTIASLLASKEGNTNAYEYWSMVYQSMGSGLQNSLDDLRNMMRILSVSYYDLPPHLKTCLLYLSLYPEDYKIETTILIWKWVGEGFVKKEHGKNPYKVGEHYLVELINRSLLQPAYIDSNKIVTSCRVHDMVRDLITSFSNDENFLTRLGDQQLVSVPSKFRRLSLQTSNGEVIQLPTESLSHVRSLTVANSAFSLLPTLSGFLVLRALDFSGCREVDDDHLKDICNLFHLRYLRLHQTSVKKIPREIGNLRFLEVLDMSDTELKEELPSTFVRLTQLVLLDMPKGIICAVPRLIPSLSSLSFLRIAVETLGEEDLQVLGSMPSLSDLDIWVNDPRKGRDGRLIIDNGYRFRCLTKLSIGGRTDDMELVFTQGAMQQLRTLKLCFRVRDIMRQYGGLGLENLSSLEHVCVQTISQDMAEDNAVSSAILKSLNMNPNKPTLEVKNILSELILQLKDIIKDLSKLSPQMQNELSLPAWLRHEHSGF